In Leptospira selangorensis, the following are encoded in one genomic region:
- a CDS encoding flavin-containing monooxygenase has protein sequence MQSQNKKEKAISIAIIGTGFGGLCAAIQLKKNGFHNFVIYEKSNSVGGTWRENTYPGAACDVPSHLYSFSFEPNSNWPRKYSAQPEILSYLKHCAEKYGILPHIRFGIEIQSADWDDTSRVWKIKTSQNESFEHDVFISAVGQLNRPALPSIKGLESFKGRIFHSANWDPSYNFSGKKVAAIGTGASAIQFIPQIVNQGAEVTVFQRTAPWVVPKPDRKYFSFEKFLFKYLPGYRLLHRLQIYMWNEIRMIAFQKNNHANKIVKWMSLSHMKKFVKDPELRKILTPDYPAGCKRILLSNDYYEALAKPNTKVLSESIKEATPEGIVTKDGLQKFDAIVFGTGFKATEFLSPMKVKGTKNQDLNEVWKNGAEAYLGVTVAGFPNFYILYGPNTNLAHNSIVYMIESQVRYLISALNEMNKKGIQALIPKVRSMQNYNTSLNKKFDKFVWDTGCTNWYINASGKNTNNWPGHTYEYSYKTRKIDLSEYEILSGR, from the coding sequence ATGCAGTCACAAAATAAAAAAGAAAAAGCGATCTCTATCGCTATTATAGGCACAGGTTTTGGCGGATTATGTGCTGCAATACAACTTAAAAAGAATGGATTCCATAATTTCGTAATTTATGAAAAATCAAATTCTGTAGGAGGAACTTGGAGGGAAAATACTTATCCAGGTGCGGCATGCGATGTTCCTTCTCATCTTTATTCTTTTTCCTTTGAACCGAATTCAAACTGGCCTAGAAAATATTCCGCTCAGCCTGAGATACTTTCTTACTTAAAACATTGTGCTGAAAAATACGGAATACTTCCTCATATTCGTTTTGGGATCGAGATCCAATCTGCTGATTGGGATGATACTTCTAGAGTTTGGAAGATCAAAACTTCTCAAAACGAATCCTTCGAGCATGATGTTTTTATTTCTGCTGTAGGGCAATTGAATCGCCCTGCTCTACCTTCTATCAAAGGTTTGGAGAGTTTTAAAGGTAGAATATTCCATTCTGCAAATTGGGATCCTTCGTATAATTTTTCAGGAAAGAAGGTAGCAGCAATCGGAACTGGTGCGAGCGCGATCCAATTCATTCCACAGATCGTAAACCAAGGAGCGGAAGTGACAGTATTCCAAAGAACCGCACCTTGGGTGGTTCCTAAACCGGATCGTAAATATTTTAGTTTCGAAAAATTCTTATTTAAGTATCTCCCTGGCTATAGGCTATTACACAGGCTCCAGATCTATATGTGGAATGAGATCAGAATGATCGCATTCCAAAAGAATAATCATGCGAATAAGATCGTAAAATGGATGAGCCTTTCTCATATGAAAAAGTTCGTAAAAGATCCTGAATTACGCAAAATCCTAACTCCGGATTATCCTGCAGGATGTAAACGTATCCTTCTTTCCAATGATTATTACGAAGCATTAGCAAAACCGAATACAAAAGTTCTTTCTGAATCTATCAAAGAAGCGACTCCGGAAGGGATAGTAACTAAAGATGGTCTCCAAAAATTTGATGCGATCGTTTTTGGAACTGGATTTAAAGCTACTGAATTCCTTTCTCCTATGAAAGTGAAAGGAACCAAAAACCAAGATCTGAATGAAGTTTGGAAAAATGGAGCGGAGGCTTATCTAGGTGTGACCGTTGCGGGCTTCCCGAATTTTTATATTTTATACGGACCAAATACCAATCTAGCTCATAACTCTATTGTGTATATGATCGAATCGCAAGTACGTTATCTTATTTCTGCATTGAATGAAATGAATAAAAAAGGGATCCAAGCATTGATCCCTAAGGTTCGTAGTATGCAAAATTATAATACATCTTTAAATAAAAAATTCGATAAATTCGTTTGGGATACCGGATGTACGAATTGGTATATCAACGCTTCCGGAAAGAACACGAATAATTGGCCCGGTCATACTTACGAATATTCTTATAAAACTAGAAAGATTGATCTATCTGAATATGAGATTTTATCCGGGAGGTAG
- a CDS encoding TetR/AcrR family transcriptional regulator yields the protein MPVNKKRRQQQGPGRPFKNDKITVREDLISAGTELLKTTPLEEISLRKVASLAGVSHAASYHHFENKNALLAAISERGFQKYFSEYQKELEKTENDFLGRFRALGWTYIQFILNNQQFARIMFGGIDINLHPTLSAVSRRTYRQLHEIIRMGQRLGAIKPGQTREKTVASWSMIHGIAMLFLEGRIKPQKNKEDMKKFILSVIECAYTGMTLPLPPG from the coding sequence ATGCCCGTAAATAAGAAACGCCGCCAACAACAGGGACCGGGAAGGCCGTTCAAAAATGATAAGATCACTGTCAGGGAAGATCTTATATCTGCGGGTACCGAATTATTAAAGACTACTCCTCTCGAGGAGATCTCTCTGCGAAAGGTTGCGTCTCTTGCTGGTGTGAGTCACGCGGCTTCTTATCATCATTTCGAAAACAAAAATGCTTTGCTTGCTGCGATTTCAGAAAGAGGATTTCAGAAATATTTTTCCGAATACCAAAAGGAACTCGAAAAAACGGAAAACGATTTTTTAGGACGTTTCCGCGCCCTGGGTTGGACCTATATCCAGTTTATTTTGAATAACCAACAATTTGCAAGGATCATGTTCGGTGGTATCGATATAAATTTACATCCCACATTATCTGCGGTTTCTAGAAGAACATACAGGCAGTTGCATGAAATTATACGCATGGGCCAAAGACTAGGAGCCATTAAACCGGGACAAACTCGCGAAAAGACCGTAGCCTCTTGGTCGATGATTCACGGAATCGCAATGCTCTTTTTAGAAGGCAGGATAAAACCTCAAAAGAACAAAGAGGACATGAAAAAGTTTATCTTGTCCGTGATAGAGTGCGCATATACCGGAATGACCCTGCCTCTACCTCCCGGATAA
- a CDS encoding FAD-dependent oxidoreductase: MEKAFQPINIGKFTLPNRFVMGSMHLGLEGKTETAERMAAFYGKRFEGGVGLIVTGGISVNEEGRGSKHFFNIQNEEHASELRKMNDLLNGSGTMCAQLFHAGRYAFDRNCVGPSALRAPINRYVPKALTEEECWKTAEDFGIAAKLAKETGFGAVEIMGSEGYLINQFFSPVTNHRDDHFGGDHKRRMNMAVEVLRAVIKNLPEGFPIIFRMSGIDLIPGNPTFEEVCDLAQTLKQEGVSALNIGIGWHESRIPTISQLVPRGAWANIAARIKEKTPGIPIIASNRVNDPSTVQRIFDTNQADIISMARPFLADAFIVKKIQTGKSNHINTCIACNQSCLDHAFIDKSVSCLVNPQAVNELEYKIDSNVKPQKVVVIGSGPGGLEAARASASLGHEVILLEKSEQLGGQFQLASNIPGKSEFKETIRYFKNELPALGVDIRLNTNCDLKLLEELNPDAIIFATGVKPREFTLPGMNNLPVGNYTDYLTGKFKAGKKVAVIGGGGIGVDVAHKLTEENDPDLESYSKKYNIDSYTNVVIQPHKSERDVAIFRRSGKHGAGLGPTTFWALKQELEASGVEFFQGLNYKEITKEGLKITLKNGEEVLYPCDSLVLCVGQEKESSLYETYKSLYPQKQIFIIGGAKDSKGIDAERAFLEGLNAAYSIGKENKITANA; the protein is encoded by the coding sequence ATGGAAAAAGCATTTCAACCCATAAACATAGGCAAGTTTACCCTTCCAAACCGGTTTGTAATGGGATCTATGCACCTCGGGCTCGAGGGCAAAACCGAAACTGCAGAAAGAATGGCCGCATTCTATGGAAAACGTTTTGAAGGAGGCGTCGGCCTTATAGTTACCGGCGGAATCAGCGTGAATGAAGAAGGAAGAGGATCTAAACATTTCTTCAATATACAAAACGAAGAGCACGCATCCGAATTAAGGAAGATGAATGATCTTTTAAATGGAAGCGGAACTATGTGCGCTCAACTTTTTCATGCAGGACGTTATGCATTTGATAGAAACTGCGTAGGCCCTTCTGCGCTCCGCGCTCCAATCAATAGATATGTTCCTAAAGCTCTCACGGAAGAAGAATGTTGGAAAACTGCAGAAGATTTCGGGATCGCAGCTAAGCTCGCGAAAGAAACAGGATTTGGAGCAGTGGAAATTATGGGAAGCGAAGGTTATCTCATTAACCAATTCTTCTCTCCTGTAACAAATCATAGAGATGATCATTTTGGAGGAGATCACAAACGAAGAATGAATATGGCTGTCGAAGTTCTGAGAGCAGTCATAAAAAATCTTCCGGAAGGTTTTCCGATTATTTTTAGAATGTCCGGAATAGATCTCATTCCAGGAAATCCAACTTTCGAAGAAGTATGTGATCTGGCCCAAACATTAAAACAAGAAGGTGTGTCCGCTTTAAATATTGGGATCGGATGGCATGAATCAAGGATCCCAACTATAAGCCAATTAGTTCCGAGAGGAGCTTGGGCAAATATTGCGGCGAGGATCAAAGAAAAAACTCCTGGAATTCCTATCATCGCTTCTAACAGAGTAAACGATCCGAGTACAGTACAAAGAATTTTTGATACGAATCAGGCTGATATAATTTCTATGGCGAGGCCGTTTCTCGCAGATGCATTTATCGTAAAAAAAATCCAGACAGGTAAATCGAATCATATCAACACCTGCATTGCATGTAACCAGTCTTGCTTGGATCATGCTTTTATAGATAAATCGGTTTCCTGTCTAGTCAATCCGCAAGCCGTTAACGAATTGGAATACAAAATTGATTCCAATGTGAAACCGCAAAAAGTTGTGGTGATCGGATCAGGACCGGGAGGGCTTGAAGCTGCAAGAGCCAGTGCTTCGTTAGGCCACGAAGTTATACTACTAGAAAAATCGGAACAATTAGGCGGGCAATTCCAACTAGCTTCGAATATCCCAGGCAAATCAGAATTTAAAGAGACGATCCGTTATTTCAAAAACGAACTCCCGGCTCTTGGAGTTGATATCCGTTTAAATACGAATTGTGATCTAAAGTTACTTGAAGAATTAAATCCGGATGCGATTATATTTGCTACCGGTGTGAAACCAAGAGAATTCACACTACCTGGAATGAATAATCTTCCAGTCGGAAATTATACGGATTATCTGACCGGGAAATTCAAAGCTGGGAAAAAAGTGGCTGTGATCGGTGGAGGCGGGATCGGTGTAGATGTGGCTCACAAATTAACCGAAGAAAACGATCCTGATCTAGAGTCTTATTCAAAAAAATATAATATCGATTCGTATACGAATGTCGTTATCCAGCCTCATAAATCGGAAAGAGATGTTGCGATTTTTAGAAGAAGCGGAAAACATGGTGCCGGTTTGGGACCTACTACTTTTTGGGCTCTAAAACAAGAATTAGAAGCATCCGGTGTGGAATTTTTCCAAGGACTCAATTATAAGGAAATCACTAAAGAAGGTTTAAAGATAACCTTGAAAAATGGAGAAGAGGTCCTTTATCCATGCGATTCATTGGTTCTTTGTGTGGGACAGGAAAAAGAAAGTTCTCTTTATGAAACCTACAAATCTTTATACCCTCAAAAGCAAATATTCATTATTGGAGGCGCAAAGGACTCCAAAGGAATTGATGCTGAGAGAGCCTTCTTAGAAGGATTGAACGCCGCTTATAGTATCGGAAAAGAAAACAAAATTACTGCGAATGCATAA
- a CDS encoding acyl-CoA dehydrogenase family protein — translation MIANNYFTDDEDLKLIFEHLIDWASIVKSTEGEEFFEHELYKKTNNPRYEMAPSSVEEAVELYRSSLESLGEFFGKDVSQLSSIMDRKHLRYENGKVIFPDETTSIYEKFRDTGLMPFSISREAGGLGLPGTISAFYGMVMARADVSFCMTVALLNLAQIVSRYGTEEQIENFAAKAATGETLFAMSLTEPDFGSDLNNVRTTAVKMEDGHYRLNGTKRFISQGCGLGPYPSSLLTLARTGNGGARGLSVFLVKSEDVTVAGIETKMGIHASPTCEIVYENSYGELLGQEGLGLTRYTTGMTNFMRLGSAACGPGSAAGAYYESLKYAEERQQFGKSIVEIPAVAEMLHKIKREMNASRLLTFETARVVDMYQHHQIRLEKANKEDREIRKDERVKKWGNLATVLTPISKYYCSEEGHKCAGLAIQIHGGAGYTEDYDVARIYRDSRINTIYEGTSQIHVRIAVGAIVAGMSGEGNFKKYLESIKAEVESPSKYLNEQSQIFEDAIAKFKSIADDQAKERVAENLMIITSRYLCSMLYEKATSKLKQNDQFDRWAKDCRAYLIDSTAISKACIYRIENAV, via the coding sequence ATGATAGCTAATAATTATTTTACAGACGACGAAGATTTAAAACTAATTTTCGAACATTTAATCGATTGGGCTTCGATCGTAAAATCAACAGAAGGCGAAGAATTTTTCGAACACGAACTTTATAAAAAAACGAATAACCCAAGATACGAAATGGCTCCTTCTAGTGTTGAAGAAGCAGTAGAATTATACAGATCAAGCCTTGAATCCTTGGGAGAATTTTTCGGAAAAGACGTTTCTCAACTTTCTAGCATTATGGATAGGAAACATCTACGCTACGAAAATGGGAAAGTGATCTTTCCGGACGAAACTACATCGATCTACGAAAAATTCCGAGACACAGGGCTAATGCCATTCTCCATTTCAAGAGAAGCGGGAGGACTCGGACTACCAGGAACCATCAGCGCATTTTACGGAATGGTAATGGCAAGAGCGGATGTTTCTTTTTGTATGACTGTTGCGCTATTGAATCTAGCTCAGATCGTTTCTAGATATGGAACAGAAGAACAAATAGAGAATTTTGCAGCAAAAGCGGCAACCGGAGAGACTCTTTTTGCGATGTCTCTTACCGAACCTGATTTCGGTTCGGATCTAAATAATGTCAGAACTACCGCGGTAAAAATGGAAGACGGACATTACCGTCTAAACGGAACAAAACGTTTTATATCCCAAGGTTGCGGACTAGGCCCTTATCCATCTAGTTTATTAACTCTTGCACGAACAGGAAATGGAGGAGCTCGCGGATTATCCGTATTCCTAGTAAAAAGCGAAGATGTAACTGTTGCAGGAATTGAAACTAAAATGGGAATTCATGCATCACCTACCTGTGAGATCGTATATGAAAACAGTTATGGCGAACTTTTAGGACAAGAAGGACTAGGTCTTACCCGTTACACCACCGGTATGACAAATTTTATGAGACTGGGAAGTGCAGCCTGCGGTCCAGGAAGTGCAGCCGGAGCCTATTATGAATCCCTAAAATATGCGGAAGAAAGACAACAGTTTGGAAAATCGATCGTAGAGATCCCAGCGGTCGCGGAAATGCTTCATAAAATTAAAAGAGAAATGAACGCGTCCAGACTTCTCACTTTCGAAACTGCTCGTGTTGTGGATATGTATCAACACCATCAGATCCGTTTGGAAAAAGCGAATAAAGAAGATAGAGAGATCCGAAAAGACGAAAGGGTCAAAAAATGGGGAAACCTTGCTACGGTACTCACACCTATCTCTAAATACTATTGTTCGGAAGAAGGACATAAATGTGCAGGCCTCGCTATCCAAATCCATGGAGGCGCGGGTTATACTGAAGATTATGATGTAGCTAGAATATATAGAGACTCTAGGATCAATACCATCTACGAAGGAACAAGCCAGATCCATGTGCGAATTGCAGTAGGTGCGATTGTAGCCGGAATGAGTGGAGAAGGAAATTTCAAAAAATATCTGGAATCGATCAAAGCAGAAGTGGAATCACCTTCTAAATATCTAAATGAACAATCCCAAATATTCGAAGATGCGATAGCGAAATTCAAATCAATCGCAGACGATCAAGCTAAAGAAAGGGTCGCTGAAAATCTAATGATCATTACTTCAAGATATCTTTGCAGTATGTTGTATGAGAAAGCGACGTCTAAGCTGAAACAAAACGACCAATTCGATCGTTGGGCAAAAGATTGTAGAGCATATCTAATCGATAGTACGGCAATTTCGAAAGCATGTATCTATAGAATAGAAAATGCGGTATAA
- a CDS encoding GNAT family N-acetyltransferase — MGSGTVQKKQKLERKLEVRIAENQLEIERTLALRYDVFNLELGEGLPQSAATRKDRDEYDLFCDHLIVVDKNRDDMIVGTYRILRRSVAKANLGFYSDNEFDITKIYELEREPAEIGRSCVHPEYRDGSVISLLWGGLAQYMKKNNIGYLFGCGSVHSTDALSANEVYAFLKDKQALAGEAFDVKPLPGFEMPGFDQNYSPEDIKEVSKRIPALIKGYIRAGSTICGIPALDSVFKTTDFFIIFDIKDIEARYSKHYLE; from the coding sequence ATGGGATCAGGAACAGTCCAAAAAAAGCAAAAATTAGAACGTAAGCTTGAAGTAAGGATCGCAGAGAACCAACTCGAGATCGAAAGAACTTTAGCTCTTCGTTATGACGTATTCAATCTAGAGTTGGGAGAAGGTTTACCTCAATCCGCAGCTACACGTAAAGACAGAGATGAATACGATTTATTTTGCGACCACCTTATCGTAGTAGATAAGAACAGAGATGATATGATCGTCGGAACTTATCGTATCCTGCGCAGAAGTGTCGCTAAGGCAAATCTGGGATTTTACTCAGATAACGAATTCGATATTACTAAAATTTACGAATTAGAAAGAGAACCTGCAGAGATCGGACGCAGCTGCGTTCATCCTGAATACAGAGACGGATCCGTAATTTCTCTTCTTTGGGGCGGACTTGCTCAATACATGAAGAAGAACAATATCGGATATCTTTTCGGTTGTGGTTCGGTTCACAGCACTGATGCTTTATCTGCAAACGAAGTTTACGCGTTTTTGAAAGATAAACAAGCTCTTGCTGGAGAAGCTTTCGATGTAAAACCTCTTCCTGGATTTGAGATGCCAGGTTTCGATCAGAACTATTCTCCTGAAGACATCAAAGAAGTTTCTAAAAGAATCCCTGCATTGATCAAGGGTTACATTAGAGCCGGATCGACAATTTGCGGAATTCCAGCATTGGACTCAGTTTTCAAGACTACCGACTTCTTTATCATCTTCGATATCAAAGACATCGAAGCAAGATACAGCAAACATTACTTAGAGTAG
- a CDS encoding PilZ domain-containing protein — protein sequence MDKRKQVRVVPFPKQPVQLQLMGNGFLDILVAQDVSEGGIAVRVPHKFDGCDIHSSVEIVVSLPGYKPFKALGKIKHLSASKEAQGLFGLQFTQIDVKGKGFLLDYVKKLTSLRRMAG from the coding sequence ATGGATAAAAGAAAACAGGTAAGGGTAGTCCCTTTCCCTAAACAACCAGTTCAACTCCAATTGATGGGAAACGGTTTTTTAGATATTCTTGTCGCCCAGGACGTTAGTGAGGGAGGGATAGCGGTTCGTGTTCCTCATAAATTTGATGGATGTGATATACATTCCAGCGTGGAAATCGTGGTCTCTCTACCCGGATACAAACCGTTTAAAGCATTAGGTAAGATCAAACATTTGAGCGCTTCCAAGGAAGCTCAGGGCCTTTTCGGGCTCCAATTCACCCAAATCGACGTAAAAGGTAAGGGATTTCTCCTCGATTATGTCAAAAAACTGACCTCTCTCCGCAGAATGGCAGGATAA